AGGACGAGGCTCAAAGAGAAAGAGCGATAGATAGGaattgaaagaaagagagagagaggcatcagcGTAGGATTAATCACATGCTAGTCTCtcatctgcctgtctgcctgcttctaTCTCTGCCTAACCCAGCCCCTGGTGGGAGACACATTGTCTGTTTCAAAGGCAGTATTTCACAAATttcctgtttgaaaaagctaagaTGGGGATGAAAAGATGGATAATAGTTTCTATGAACCACTTGGGTGTAGTGAGTTTTTGGTGCTTCCTATTACACCCATAAAAATGCATTATAACATTTGCTAAGCATTCATAAAAGCATATGAATTCATAACTGCATAGAACATATTCTAGGGTGTCCACCCACTCTGGGCAGAGCGCTTTGGTGATGACatttcacttccttatgttataaaatacattttaccaagacaaattcattctgaatcattcagtggggtctttctctaacatacactacatggctaaaagtatgtggacacctgctcgttgaacatctcattccaaaattatgggcattaatatggagttggtccccccttggcTGCTAtaccagcctccactcttctcggAAGGCTTTCCACGAGATGTTGgaacattcagccacaagagcattaatgggtttgaagtcagggctctgtgcagaccagtcaagttcttccacaccaatctcgacaaaccatttctgtatggaccttgctttgtacaTGGGGCAGTGTCATGCtgcaacaggaaagggccttccccaacctgttaccacaaagttggaagcacagaatcatctagaatgtcattgtacattgtagcgttaagatttcccttcactggaactaaggggccgagcccgaaccatgaaaaacagccattattcctcttccaccaaactttacagttggcactatgcattcgtgcaggtagcgttctcctgagtggtgcaaacgaggacagacgatttttatgcgcttcagcattcggcggtcccgttctgtgagcttgtgtggcctatcacttcgcagctgagcctttgtggctcctagacgtttccacttcacaatgtcAGCACTAAAAGTTGAcagaggcagctctagcaggacagaaatttgacgaactgacttgttggaaaggtagcattctatgacgatgccacgttgaaagtcactgggcTCATCAGTACAgactaatgtttgtctatggagattgcatggctgtgtgctcaattatatacatctgtcagcaacaggtgtggctgaaatagctgaatccactcatttgaaggggtgtccacatacttttagccaTGTAGtgcattttcaaccagcaactatcaggaagtaacactgatcacattttttgacatttttaaagTGTTCGTTTCCTCAGCTGTTGTCCAATATGATACAACACAGGAAAAACgacttttgactgcactggggctTTACGCATAAGCAACCATATGCAATAGGGTTAGCGGGTGAAAGTAGAGTGCCAGTTACCCTTGTAGTAGGGCAGGAGGTCAAGGAAGGCCTGGCGGACTTTCTCTCCTGTGAGTGGCTGAGTGTCCTCCAAGCTGTCTAACAGTGGACCAATAGCATAGTACAGGGCCTCCCTGTGTACCGCCATCACATGATCCCTCTGAGGTAGCTCGCCCTCGCGCAGGAAGTTCAGGATGTCCCTATACAAgtaacatgcaaacacacacggtTTTGAGTTGAAATTGCATCCACCATCCTTCATCTGTTCATTCAACCTTGTCTAGACATGGATAGCACACCTTGCCATTTTGTCAGTCAACCTGTTAATGGTGCTTTCATGTCAAAAGTGTTATAGAATAAGGGTCTGGCATGCTCACTCACTATTATTAACATGTAATAAGCATGTTTTGCTGCAGGCTATTTGAAGAGTGCTCACCTGAAATATGCCCCATCCCGGTCAATGAAGAAGCGACCTTCAGCATCACGTGGGATGTGATGGCGTCCACTGAACATGGCGGCGAGCATGGTGTCTTCATAACGCCGTAATGTGGACAGACGGGTGGTGAAGTAGGTGCCACCCACATTGAGAGAAATTACCTCAGGAAACTACGAGTGATTGGAAAAAATCAGGACAGTGCATTATCCATTTTGTAAGGTCTGTGCATAAAATACAGTAAATTTTATTTTGGTTTAAAAACAAAAGGTGGAtaccataatttttttttttttattacttttaTATATCAGACCAATTTTACTAAACATTTTACAATGTGACAAGTGCAAATACAGAACTCATCAACAATAAATAACTActgtcattgtcttttgttttctTCGATCACCTCTAATCTTGGGGCTCCAgatgcgcaaaccagatgggatggcatatcgctgcagaatgctgtggtcaccatggtggttaagtgtgccttgaatcctaaataaatcactgactgtcaccagcaaagcacccccacacaatcacacatcctgctccattcttcacggtgggaaccacacatgcgaagaacatccgttcacctactctgcgtctcacaaagatacagcggttggaaccaaaaatctcaaatttggactcatcagaccaaaaggacagatttccactggtctaatgtccattgctcgtgtttctttacccaaggaagtctcttcttattattggtgtcctttagtggtggtttctttgcagcatttcgaccatgaaggcctgattcacacagtctcctctgaacagttgatgttgagatgtgtctgttacttgaactctgtgaagcatttatttgggctgcaatttctgaggctggcaaatctaatgaacgtatccgctgcagcagaggtaactctgggtcttcctttcctgtgacagtcctcatgagaaccagtttcatcatagcgcttgatggtttttgcgactgcacttgaagaaactttcaaagttcttgaaatgttccggattgactgaccttcatgtcttaaagtaatgatggactgtcatttctctttgctcatttgagctgttattgccataatatggacttggtcttttaccaaatagggctatcttctgcatacaacccctaccttgtcacaactaattgtctcaaatgcattaagaagcaaagagattccacaaattaacttttaagaaggcacacctgttaattgaaatgcattccaggtgactaccttatgaagctggttgagggaatgccaagagtgtgcaaagctgtcatcaaggcaaaggatggctactttgaagaaactcaaatgtaaaatatatttgtatttgtttattatttttatttaactaggcaagtcagttaagaacaaattcttatttacaatgacgtcttaccccggccaaaccctcccttaacccggacgacgctgggccaattgtgcgccgccctatgggactccagatcacggccagttgtgatacagcccgggatcgaacccgggtctgtagggatgcctctagcactgccttagaccactgtttAAAactatttggttactacatgattccatgtgttaattcatagttttgatgtcttcactattagtctacaatgtagaatatagtaaaaatacaatagtaaaaataaagaaatacccttcaatgagtaggtgtgtccaaacaaatAAAACCCACAACTGTTGTTTACTTGATAGCTATTTGTGTAGGTAGCTATCTCAAATAAATGTGTTATTAACAagataaaaatgtattaaaagacTTAAAAGCAATACAAATAAAGTTATCCAGTAGGCATCTACAtatcgtaatttccggactataagccgcaacttttttcccacgctttgaacatcgcggcttaaacaatgacgcggatAATATCTGGATTTTTCcggctttcaattttttttctacaaaaaaacacattctgtgacgtgctcagttttttggcggcatgaggctttcattagaccaatgaaattgccgaacgggttaaggtcaaacatcttttttgtttactgtttagattaaatcgagcgctctcaaacttcccatcattctgattacggtagtcattttgtcaccctgattcctgggggcacaacaaaatatttgcagccactcgacaacagtgtaaatcgtgcatttaaggtagcgctccgtgttcagcgggaggcttggatgacaagtggggagaaatccttcactaaaacgggccgcatgcgaaaagcaacttatggtcaagtctgccagtgggtcctgacagcgtggagcattgtcaaaaactccaccatcatcaacgggtttcgaaaggctagactgctgcgtgttgaagagggctcagcgggggatttgcctccgggtgaaagtgacgagagcgacaatgaaaacgatccaatatcggatgaagcaattctgaggctattcaactccgacaccgaaggagatggtttcagtgcacaggaggaggaagatggtgaccaatgactttcttggtaggctactgtttactgctaatttttaattttttgttacaagccgtgtttcgttaaagcctatttatttttgttacaagccgtgtttcgttaaagcctgtgtaaaatgaatttgtttcaatgtaccggtaggcacctgcggcttatagacatgtgcggcttatttatgttaaaaatatatttattttttttattcagtgggtgcggcttatattcaggtgcgcttaatagtccggaaattacggtatatatttaagcaataaggcacaagcgagggggtgtggtatatggccaatataccacggctaagggaggttcttatgcacgacgcatcgtggagtgcctggacacagcccttcgCCATGGTATCAGCAATAAGAGGATGGGATTACTGCTAAGGATATCATAATCATAAGGCAGATATTGACCGGACATATTGGGCCCATCATCAAAAGTGACAGTCATTAGACATGACACTGTAGGCAAGGGTTTCCCTTTACACGATTAAAGATCAATCCCAGTAAGGGGCTGTCACAGAAAATAAGAGCCAATTGGGCTAtctctctgtgtgggtggtgaACCAATCATGGTAAAGACCACACCGGAAGAAAAATACATGGGCAGCGTTCAGTACGTTTTTACGTTCTGGAACGTTCAACTGAACGGAAACAGTGCTGTACTGAAGACCAGTTGAAAAACAGGGCAGGGTTGTGGAACGCTGTCAGCATGGCCACTGGCCTTTACATAAGTAactcattgcttcaagccacacctcaccacacatcAAACGGTAGCAAACGTATctcaaagtctgttcaagaacgTACAATAATGTTTTGGGGAAACGTGTCGTTCAGTACAAACCGTTCCGCAACGTAGCAAGCGTTCAAACGAACTGGACGTACTTACGTTGCCTGTGGAGACGGATCCATATAATTTACAGTTTCTTTCTGATCTATCTAAAAACAATGCTGAATTGTACAGAAAAGGTGCAAAGATAATGAGATTCTCAGAGATAGCGACGTTTATATAGCCATTGAACTCACATCCTAATTAAGCAGCTTTAGTCACAAAGGTCCctggataaacaacaacaaacgcCCATCTCCTCACCTCTGGAGATGGCGATGCGTTTAACGTGGTGCTGAGAGACTTGCCCAGATTTAGGTTCGGTGCGGGAGTGGATGGCTTTCGGAAATCACCCTTCACAGAGCCTGCACTAGACATTGCATCGCCTGGTTTATCAGCCTCACTAGCGGCCGAAATAAACACCATTACTCTCGACTGAGGGAGTGCTCGCCTCTCCtgagcagtggcggttctagaccatttcaactgggggggccaagctggggccagttacattagacgttattgttatCATATCGTTTTGCACGTGGTACGATATtgttgtgttccgcctaaagctgtccctctagaaaatgtgtgggttaaattagtgttcctcgttgccactgtctaataagggatgtaaaaaaagaactatagcaaaaattagttatgtaaaaatgatttcatactccacatttaggggggcctaaagggggtccaaaattgttgtcacaggggcactgccccccgcCCCGCTAGTGCTCCTGAGCGAACCCTCTTAACCGTGAAGGAGCCACGGGTAAAGGGCTGGACATGTTGAAAGAGACCGGCAGTCGTTCTCCATTGGAAGCCTCGTCAGATCCATACtgctgcatgcacacacacaaggtCTGTGGGTGGCCAGTGCATCCGGTGAACTCAAATCAATCACCAAGGTTAAAGCACAATCCACGTTTGATTGTAAGGGATGGCAGGACAACGCTGTAATCAACCTAGGGGTGGTACGTGTCAGCTGATAGGGACATGTACAGTATGATATGAGATAATAGTCCCCTTTACCTACTTTGCGTGTACTTCCATTAACGCCCTCTGTCTGACATATTGCAATAAGGCAGCTTGGAGTAGAAATGTCTCCAGGGAGAAACACACGTTACGCACGACGAGAACCTCAAACTGTTACGCCAACTGAGCGTGTTCTGTACAATAGCCTATGGGTTGCTTAGCCTACGTTTAATTCGTAGTTTATATCCTTTCAAGTATTCCGATTATGCGTATGTTACACTGAAAATGAGACTAACCAATGAAAACCGTGATTTTATAccgacaaaaaaacaacactccTTTCAAGAAGATTGTAAATGCATAATAAACTCAATAATACATTTGCGGGCTCCAGATAGCACGACAAAGTTCTGCTATAATGTAACCCAAATTAAGCGTGATAATATCAGAGATGCTCTATATCTCTCAAACTCAACtgtggacctcgaagccagttccactgcatttttcatcgttcccctctaatcaggaactgatttagacctgggacatcagCTGTGTGCAATTatttatcaggtagaacagaatgCCAGCAGGCTGCAGACCTCGTAGGgttatgccgcgttcaaaaccTTCTGGGAAAATACGGAAAACTTggaaaatacgaggtcaaattatgacttcagtgatcttcaggtcgcaacactagaaagaggcccaagttcccgagttggaattccgatttggatgaccattcaaataaTTTTTTACAAGTCGGAGCTTGTTTTTCTCCAGAGTTCCCTGTTTTGAACCCACTGAAGttggagatttccgagttcccagttgttttgaacacggcaataagagttgagtacccctcAAAAGACAGACCCCTTGCAAACACTGCTGCACGAGAGCGATGCGCGCAAAGTGCCAAAACAAAGGGGAGTTCTTATAGAACGCCAGAATAAAAAAGCCTATTTACATGTTGCTTATGAGTGAATTTAACACTAATTTTGGATTATAATTTAATTGTAAGGCTCTTATGAAtatcctgcttaatataatgtgtgTCATCATCGCAAATGAACTGCATTATATTTAaacaaaacacttcaaccagtaaaatggctctttggctagcttgtGCTACAAGCACCAGCCTATATTAATGAGCGTTAGCGTTCTAGCTTactgctgcatccaaaatagtGTAGCGATCCTCCcagacagctgtgtgttatgCTATTAGTTGGTTGTGTTGTACTTACCAGTACCCAGTGTTCGCGGGGCCCgacatgccaatcaacctgctatctgccaatcacgggaatgcTCTGATGCCGGGCGTCCTGGTGGAGTGGCGGGGGGGCGATTGCAAGTTAAGACCATGTTTacccattgttctctctcttacgtctTGCCTTCACAAGAGAAGGTCGCGGTTGTTTCATTTATTTGGCGTtggctacggccaaacagtagcctgtgtttGGTGTTGGATTAATAAACCGTACATTCGTAAACTCAACCCTGTCTGGACAATtgcccctttatgatctagccaggtcattacattaGTTATTTTTCAAAGGTCAAAAACAAATATAATCTTAGCAACTGTTCAAGCAACAATCAAAATATCACTAAGCGCATGAGAACCCAAAAATATTTTCTTTAGAAGTCACGTAGGCTATGTTGAATGGGTGCAGATGGTGATGGCTTTCTTACTGCTGCCAAGAGTCACGCATCTGTGCTTGATGCCAGTGTCTCATGAACTGGAAAAGGGTCTAATGAGGAGATGGTCTTGTATGGAGCGAGACAGCTGCCAAAAGGTTGAATGTACGTATCGTTAGGATCGTAAAAAATCTAACTAAATTATGATCGTAAGAAAAGCCATGCGTGAAACATGAAATATAAACGTTAGATTTGATATGTAAACGTACAAACCCTATGTTCCGACTATGAATGAACATTTACACGTTCAATTCTTACATCTCCCTTTACTCGGTTACAGATATTTTTATAGGCACACACATTTGTCAGTAATGTGGCATCTGCAAAGGACATTAATCGACCGTAGCTAGTCAAAGTTAGCTAGTCATTCAAGCAACTCTAGGCCAGACAGAGTTGCTTTGCAGCTTCCGGTTTCATTTCCAAAATAAAAGTCTTGAGTTTGTTTTATAACTGCATGTAATAATGACGTTATACCAGTAGATGGCGTAGTATAGGCATGGTCTGTATGCAGGCCATTTGCATTGCCCAACCCCATCACGCAGAGGCTTTTCCATATCAATAAATGAGACAAAACAAAATATTGATGAAGTCGAGGCTATAACCTGTCCTGAGCGAAATAGTTTTGACCATGTGGGACCCCTATAGCCTATTCTTATTGGCAGATCTGTTTTCCTTATCAGCCACTGCATGTGCTTTTTAAACTATTTTGTTCAACATTTATTTAGAGGCTGTATTTAGAGGCCTGTGAGCTAGGGTCTCTTTTTAAGGGGAGCCCTATAATAAGAACTGATAAAACAGAGTTTTAAATTATTCCGCAAGACACCAGTACCAAAAATGATAGCCTAAATTGCAATGCCTACAAGTTGAAGGCCTATTTTCTatttggataggcctaaaaactTAAATAATTACTGAATTATTAAAGTGATAGGCTAAAGAACTTTGGAGAATTTAGATCATTTTGAATACATACATGGATTTTAATAATAAAATGGATAAGACTGTTCCATTCTTTTTTATTTAGTTCCTATTGCAACTCAGACAAATGACAATGGATGACTGAAGGATGAATTAAATATTGGAATGACGAGTTGCACGCATCATGCATGCTCTTTATTTGGCTAGTAggcaaataggcctacattagggTATAATGACTCTATAGCTGCATGCCTCCAGAAGGGTATCTCCTGAGGCTTAGGGGTGCTTTTCCAAAGTGCATGGTGCTGTGGTGCTGCATGGAGATCACAAGCTCTTCAACTGGGCAGCAGTGTTGCGATGGAGGGAATAGCCTATACAGAGATTTCCTAAAACCACTGCAACCACTGTAAAATGTGGGAATAAGTTTATGCCAGATTTAGCCTACGTTTAACCTCTCCCTTGTTCATTCCAAAGTCCATATGTTCATGACCCGATTCATATAAATAATGTCAAATTATTCTAAATTCATATTAATCCCTCCTACAGAATATACGTCGGCAGGATTTTGAGTCATTAAATATAAAAATGTTCAATAAAAAAGTGACAAAGACTCCAGTAGTCATACATAATTCCTAGATTAACCAAACATCTATTATTCTGTGTTTAATTATCCCTGGTAGATACTCCTGGTTATGATTACAGACAGAGCCCAGAGAATGGGATGGTGCAATATTGAATTAGTCATATTTTGATATGGTGCATGCATGGGGATGTCCACTCACCCAGAGATATGCACATGCTTGCAACATAATATTTGTTCAAACCTAAAATGTTAGTCCGTAATCGTAAACTGGTGTTTGTATGTTCACCGATGAAATTTCAAGTGTTACGTTTCATGTTTCACACATGGCTTTCATTATGATCCTAA
The DNA window shown above is from Salmo salar chromosome ssa13, Ssal_v3.1, whole genome shotgun sequence and carries:
- the LOC106567663 gene encoding BTB/POZ domain-containing protein KCTD7 isoform X1, with translation MVFISAASEADKPGDAMSSAGSVKGDFRKPSTPAPNLNLGKSLSTTLNASPSPEFPEVISLNVGGTYFTTRLSTLRRYEDTMLAAMFSGRHHIPRDAEGRFFIDRDGAYFRDILNFLREGELPQRDHVMAVHREALYYAIGPLLDSLEDTQPLTGEKVRQAFLDLLPYYKDNLERIVEIAKLRAMQRKARFAKLKICVYKEEMPITPYERPLFNSLRFERTASEAKLFEHHCEVDVSFGPWEAVADVYDLLHCIVSDLAERGITADQQCIGVCDKHLINHYYCKRPIYEFKITWW
- the LOC106567663 gene encoding BTB/POZ domain-containing protein KCTD7 isoform X2 → MVTTAFCSDMPSHLVCASGAPRLEFPEVISLNVGGTYFTTRLSTLRRYEDTMLAAMFSGRHHIPRDAEGRFFIDRDGAYFRDILNFLREGELPQRDHVMAVHREALYYAIGPLLDSLEDTQPLTGEKVRQAFLDLLPYYKDNLERIVEIAKLRAMQRKARFAKLKICVYKEEMPITPYERPLFNSLRFERTASEAKLFEHHCEVDVSFGPWEAVADVYDLLHCIVSDLAERGITADQQCIGVCDKHLINHYYCKRPIYEFKITWW